In Geobacillus kaustophilus, a genomic segment contains:
- a CDS encoding YuzL family protein → MARLKKNPSERGVSAASVKGNAGPTVEADGGGKRTSQNQQYKKHNMQGD, encoded by the coding sequence ATGGCCCGGCTGAAAAAAAATCCGTCTGAACGCGGCGTCAGCGCGGCAAGCGTCAAAGGAAACGCCGGCCCGACGGTCGAAGCCGACGGCGGCGGCAAGCGGACGAGCCAAAACCAGCAATACAAAAAGCACAACATGCAAGGGGACTGA
- a CDS encoding proline dehydrogenase family protein: protein MEQLMRDFFLFLSKNKTLTKWAKRYGLRFGASRFVAGETIEEAVRVIRQLNEKGLAVTVDYLGEFVDNEQEANEMARHCLEAIEAISREKLNSQLSLKMTSMGLDISDDLVMRNMRRILDAAKERGVFVTIDMEDYSRCQKTLDIFKTLKKEYDNVGTVLQAYLYRTEQDIEDLKPYRPNLRLVKGAYKEPPEVAFPDKKDVDENFKKIIKMHLLNGNYTAVATHDDAIIEYTKQLVKEYNIPNSQFEFQMLYGIRPERQLELAREGYTMRVYVPYGTDWYGYFMRRLAERPANVAFVLKGILRK from the coding sequence GTGGAGCAGTTGATGCGCGATTTTTTCCTCTTCTTATCGAAAAATAAAACATTGACAAAATGGGCGAAGCGATACGGCCTCCGCTTCGGCGCTTCCAGGTTTGTCGCCGGCGAAACGATCGAGGAAGCGGTGCGTGTCATCCGTCAGCTGAACGAAAAAGGGCTGGCGGTCACGGTCGACTATTTGGGCGAGTTTGTCGACAACGAGCAGGAAGCGAATGAGATGGCGCGTCATTGCTTGGAGGCGATTGAGGCGATCAGCCGGGAGAAGTTGAACTCGCAGCTGTCGCTGAAAATGACATCGATGGGGCTTGACATTTCCGATGACCTTGTCATGCGCAACATGCGCCGCATTTTGGATGCGGCGAAAGAGCGCGGCGTGTTTGTGACGATCGATATGGAAGACTATTCGCGCTGCCAAAAGACGCTTGACATTTTTAAAACGTTGAAAAAAGAATACGACAACGTCGGCACGGTGCTGCAGGCGTATTTGTATCGGACGGAACAAGACATTGAAGACTTAAAGCCGTACCGCCCGAACTTGCGGCTCGTCAAAGGAGCGTACAAAGAGCCGCCTGAAGTGGCGTTTCCGGATAAAAAAGATGTCGATGAGAACTTTAAGAAGATCATCAAAATGCATTTGCTAAACGGCAATTATACGGCGGTGGCCACGCATGACGACGCCATCATCGAATATACGAAGCAGCTCGTCAAAGAATACAACATTCCCAACAGCCAGTTTGAATTCCAAATGCTGTACGGCATCCGCCCGGAGCGCCAACTCGAATTGGCGCGCGAAGGATATACGATGCGCGTGTACGTTCCGTACGGCACGGACTGGTACGGCTACTTTATGCGCCGGCTTGCCGAACGTCCGGCCAACGTGGCGTTTGTTTTAAAAGGCATCCTCCGCAAGTAG
- a CDS encoding spore coat protein has protein sequence MNTKQVQNPETQVPKTPQMNERDFLNDMLATEKYMTLSYSVYLHEASNQPLYQDMMNIFTETQNCQRDLYNLMFKKGWYKLEAADPQKLQQTYQQFQGYTSQLPYRGNVMQ, from the coding sequence ATGAACACGAAACAAGTGCAAAATCCAGAGACGCAAGTGCCGAAAACGCCGCAAATGAACGAGCGCGATTTTCTCAACGACATGCTGGCGACGGAAAAATACATGACGTTGTCATACAGCGTGTACTTGCATGAAGCGAGCAACCAACCGTTATATCAAGATATGATGAATATTTTCACCGAAACGCAAAACTGTCAGCGCGACTTGTACAATTTGATGTTCAAAAAAGGATGGTACAAGCTCGAAGCCGCCGATCCGCAAAAACTTCAGCAAACGTACCAGCAGTTCCAAGGATATACGAGTCAACTTCCCTACCGAGGCAACGTGATGCAATGA
- the bioA gene encoding adenosylmethionine--8-amino-7-oxononanoate transaminase, whose protein sequence is MAYSYEQLEQWDKQCVWHPFTQMKQYAKERPLIIERGQGSYLYDVDGNRYLDGYASLWVNVHGHNDPELNAALREQLEKIAHSTLLGSANVPSILLAKRLLEYWPHMSKVFYSDTGAAAVEIALKIAYQYWKNIDPIQYAKKNKFVSLKEAYHGDTVGAVSVGGMDVFHRIFAPLLFERIEVPSPYVYRMDEYGSEQEIVGYCLRELERVLEEQHDQIAAVVIEPLVQGAAGIIVHPRGFLKGVERLCRRYGVLLICDEVAVGFGRTGTMFACEQEEVKPDLVCLGKGITGGYLPLAATLVTEEIYAAFLGDVDEDKTFYHGHTYTGNQLTCSVALKNIELIEKRGLIDSVKRKARRLAEWLDRLYDIPIVGDIRQKGLMCGIEIVKDRRTKEVFPRAAMVEHRIILEARRRGLVIRPLGPVLTFIPVLSMSEDEMAEAVRILFDSIACLYEQARAELL, encoded by the coding sequence TTGGCGTATAGCTACGAGCAATTGGAGCAGTGGGACAAGCAGTGCGTCTGGCATCCATTTACGCAAATGAAACAGTATGCCAAAGAACGCCCCTTGATCATTGAACGCGGGCAAGGAAGCTATTTGTACGATGTCGACGGCAACCGGTACTTAGACGGCTATGCATCGCTCTGGGTCAACGTTCATGGCCATAACGATCCGGAGCTGAATGCGGCGCTTCGCGAGCAATTGGAGAAAATCGCCCACTCGACGCTGCTCGGCTCGGCGAATGTGCCGTCGATTTTGTTGGCCAAACGGCTGCTTGAATATTGGCCGCACATGTCGAAAGTGTTTTATTCTGATACCGGGGCGGCGGCGGTGGAAATCGCGCTCAAGATCGCCTATCAGTATTGGAAAAACATCGACCCGATCCAATATGCGAAGAAGAACAAGTTTGTCTCGTTGAAGGAAGCGTACCACGGCGATACGGTCGGAGCGGTGAGCGTCGGGGGGATGGATGTGTTTCATCGCATTTTTGCGCCGCTTTTGTTTGAGCGGATCGAAGTGCCGTCGCCGTACGTGTACCGTATGGACGAATACGGAAGCGAGCAGGAGATCGTCGGCTATTGTTTGCGCGAGCTTGAACGGGTGCTTGAGGAGCAGCACGATCAAATCGCCGCGGTTGTCATCGAGCCGCTTGTGCAAGGAGCGGCGGGGATCATCGTCCATCCGCGCGGGTTTTTAAAAGGAGTGGAAAGGCTTTGCCGCCGGTATGGGGTGCTCCTCATTTGCGACGAGGTCGCCGTCGGCTTTGGCCGCACCGGCACGATGTTCGCTTGTGAGCAGGAAGAGGTGAAGCCGGATCTTGTCTGCCTTGGGAAAGGGATCACGGGAGGATATTTGCCGCTCGCGGCCACACTGGTCACGGAAGAGATTTATGCCGCATTTCTCGGCGATGTGGACGAAGACAAAACGTTTTACCACGGCCATACGTACACGGGGAACCAGCTCACTTGTTCCGTTGCGCTGAAAAACATCGAGCTCATCGAAAAACGCGGCCTGATTGACAGCGTAAAGCGGAAGGCGCGCCGACTGGCCGAATGGCTTGATCGGTTGTATGACATTCCTATTGTCGGCGACATCCGGCAAAAAGGCTTGATGTGCGGCATTGAAATCGTGAAAGACCGAAGAACGAAAGAAGTGTTTCCGCGCGCGGCCATGGTGGAGCACCGGATCATCCTTGAGGCGCGCCGGAGGGGGCTTGTCATCCGTCCGCTTGGCCCGGTATTGACGTTCATTCCAGTTCTTTCGATGAGCGAAGACGAAATGGCTGAGGCGGTGCGCATTTTGTTCGATTCGATCGCCTGTTTGTACGAACAGGCGCGCGCAGAGCTTCTATAA
- the bioD gene encoding dethiobiotin synthase, with amino-acid sequence MGNAIFMTGTGTEIGKTVVTSIAALALERLGMKVGVFKPVQTGLAEDGVSFAEQYWYERVAKLSVSEGMYYMEPAMSPHLAAKLTGASIEPERIAERLEWLKQRYDVVLVEGAGGLAVPWCERGGRWYMTSDFVRDYELPAILVSLSSLGAIHHAVTTAAYADAQGIRLLGLMFNQFQEQDIIHRNNVETIAALLRLPVLAIVPLLPAVSRRELETLAEQWIDQGKAKQLLEVLGVGV; translated from the coding sequence ATGGGAAATGCGATTTTCATGACCGGAACGGGAACGGAAATCGGCAAAACGGTCGTCACTTCCATCGCGGCGTTGGCGCTGGAGCGGCTTGGGATGAAGGTCGGCGTGTTTAAACCGGTTCAGACTGGACTGGCCGAAGACGGGGTGTCGTTTGCCGAACAATATTGGTACGAACGAGTGGCGAAGCTTTCCGTATCAGAAGGCATGTACTATATGGAGCCGGCGATGTCGCCGCATTTGGCGGCCAAGTTGACCGGCGCGTCCATCGAACCAGAGCGGATTGCTGAACGATTGGAATGGCTGAAGCAGCGCTATGATGTGGTGCTCGTCGAAGGAGCGGGAGGGTTGGCTGTTCCGTGGTGCGAGCGCGGCGGACGATGGTATATGACGAGCGATTTTGTCCGCGACTATGAGCTGCCGGCGATTCTCGTGTCGCTCTCAAGCCTTGGTGCGATTCACCACGCGGTGACGACGGCGGCGTATGCCGATGCGCAAGGCATCCGCCTGCTTGGATTGATGTTCAATCAGTTTCAAGAGCAAGACATTATCCACCGAAACAATGTCGAAACGATCGCTGCTTTGCTTCGGCTCCCGGTGCTGGCGATCGTGCCGCTCCTTCCTGCAGTCTCAAGGCGGGAACTGGAAACCCTAGCTGAGCAGTGGATCGACCAAGGAAAGGCGAAACAATTGCTGGAGGTGCTTGGCGTTGGCGTATAG
- a CDS encoding biotin transporter BioY: MYIRSFVWAAFFAALTAVGGFIKIPVPYVPFTLQIAAVYLAGCLLGPRVGALSQMLYVLIGLAGAPVFAEGGGLGYIWKPTFGYLLGFIAGAYTCGSLVHRFQWTRAQDIWKANLAALFVVYAFGCTWLYIAMKWIAETPLSIGQTLWFGFLLPVPGDLVLCVVCSVIAARVWPRIRPIIMTQRVGG, translated from the coding sequence GTGTACATCCGTTCCTTTGTTTGGGCAGCCTTTTTCGCCGCGTTGACGGCGGTCGGCGGATTCATCAAAATCCCAGTGCCGTATGTGCCGTTTACACTGCAAATCGCTGCTGTTTACTTGGCTGGCTGTCTGCTTGGTCCGAGAGTGGGAGCGCTCAGCCAGATGCTTTACGTGTTGATCGGGCTGGCGGGCGCACCGGTGTTTGCGGAAGGAGGCGGGCTCGGTTATATTTGGAAGCCGACGTTTGGCTACTTGCTTGGCTTCATCGCCGGAGCGTATACGTGCGGCTCGCTTGTGCACCGCTTTCAATGGACAAGAGCGCAGGACATATGGAAGGCGAATTTGGCGGCATTGTTCGTCGTGTATGCGTTTGGCTGCACGTGGCTGTACATAGCAATGAAATGGATCGCGGAGACTCCGCTTTCCATCGGCCAAACGCTATGGTTCGGCTTTCTTCTCCCGGTGCCGGGGGATCTTGTGCTTTGCGTCGTTTGTTCTGTCATCGCGGCGCGCGTATGGCCGCGCATCCGGCCGATCATCATGACTCAAAGGGTAGGGGGATAA
- a CDS encoding pyruvate kinase — protein MHDKRDLGARLAVFYRGMAEWVEQNRKYFPLPFHEESRDQLLACLYMRKHMPSDLREAMEDAGWRVEGQEAHLIDAIEQVLAYLRTPVDGGWELRKMTRKEAKQLLHKRAEAVFGSPSSVRPTRIMVTMDETWVDEPGLIELLLLYGMDIARINCAYGSPETWEALVSIIRQAEKQLEPQLQARRCRIYMDLPGPKIRVDRLAVDAGPMKLSVKKNQYGEAMEPIVGLISFSSSPPPSLFPRDVSFLWQLTAEDGAAVREGDELLFSDVRGKKRKLRVTEQIAPSCFKVLLSRTAYVQKGLKLRRGSASFTLSSVWFIPMKAFVTVGTPLYIYFDDAAFMVAHGGSGVKMTTTLAKAWRNVRAGDRLYLNDGQIVARVVKVHERHVEAKVVSDGGKRKAIKQGTGIHLPDSFLHLTVPPLTDRDLEWIPFIARWADIVGLSFVQTPYDLRKLYHLLAEQGAGSLPVIAKIETRAAFHNFIRILLEGLKLPAFGVMIARGDLALEIGFEHLAAAQNDILALCRAAHIPVIWATQVLEQMAKKGIPSRAEISDVFLGKQAQCIMLNKGRHIAEAVRLLAVLLEKEERQSGSLAMPKIDGERTNLFHLWEDEG, from the coding sequence ATGCACGACAAACGAGATTTGGGCGCCCGCTTGGCTGTTTTTTACCGAGGGATGGCGGAGTGGGTGGAACAAAACAGGAAATATTTCCCTCTCCCGTTTCATGAAGAGAGCCGGGATCAGTTGCTTGCTTGTTTATATATGAGGAAGCATATGCCGTCGGATTTGCGTGAAGCGATGGAAGACGCCGGATGGCGGGTCGAGGGGCAAGAGGCTCATCTCATCGACGCAATCGAACAAGTTTTGGCATATTTGCGTACGCCGGTTGATGGCGGCTGGGAGCTTCGAAAGATGACAAGAAAGGAAGCGAAACAGTTGCTTCATAAACGGGCGGAGGCTGTGTTCGGAAGCCCAAGTTCTGTTCGGCCTACACGCATCATGGTGACGATGGACGAGACATGGGTCGATGAACCGGGGCTGATCGAGCTGCTGCTTCTTTACGGCATGGACATTGCCCGCATCAACTGCGCGTACGGTTCACCGGAAACGTGGGAGGCGCTCGTTTCCATCATTCGTCAAGCCGAGAAGCAGTTGGAGCCACAGCTGCAGGCGAGGCGATGCCGCATTTACATGGATCTTCCAGGGCCGAAAATCCGGGTGGACCGTCTGGCGGTCGACGCGGGGCCGATGAAGCTCTCTGTAAAGAAAAATCAATATGGAGAGGCAATGGAACCGATCGTCGGCCTCATTTCCTTCTCTTCTTCCCCGCCGCCGTCTCTGTTCCCCCGCGATGTTTCATTCTTGTGGCAGTTGACGGCTGAGGACGGAGCGGCCGTTCGAGAAGGGGATGAACTGCTGTTTAGCGATGTGCGCGGAAAAAAACGAAAACTGCGGGTCACTGAACAAATCGCGCCGTCTTGTTTTAAAGTTCTTCTTTCGCGGACGGCCTATGTGCAAAAAGGGTTGAAACTGCGGCGCGGGTCGGCTTCTTTCACCCTTTCTTCTGTTTGGTTCATTCCAATGAAAGCGTTTGTCACGGTTGGTACACCGCTGTATATTTATTTCGATGATGCCGCCTTTATGGTGGCGCACGGGGGCTCCGGGGTCAAAATGACGACGACGTTGGCGAAAGCGTGGCGCAATGTGAGGGCAGGCGACCGCCTCTACTTGAACGATGGGCAAATTGTCGCGCGGGTCGTGAAAGTGCACGAGCGGCATGTCGAGGCCAAAGTCGTTTCCGATGGTGGAAAGCGAAAAGCGATTAAGCAAGGAACGGGCATCCATCTTCCCGATTCGTTTCTCCATTTGACGGTTCCGCCGCTCACTGACCGCGACCTTGAATGGATTCCGTTCATCGCGAGATGGGCGGACATCGTCGGGCTGTCGTTTGTTCAGACCCCTTATGACCTCAGAAAGCTTTATCATTTGCTTGCCGAACAAGGGGCTGGTTCTCTCCCGGTGATCGCGAAAATCGAAACGCGGGCGGCGTTTCATAACTTCATTCGCATTTTGCTTGAAGGACTGAAGCTTCCGGCGTTTGGCGTGATGATTGCGCGCGGCGATTTGGCCCTGGAGATCGGGTTTGAACATCTTGCGGCCGCACAGAACGACATTTTGGCGCTATGCCGGGCGGCCCACATCCCGGTCATTTGGGCGACGCAGGTGCTTGAACAAATGGCGAAAAAGGGAATTCCGTCGCGCGCGGAAATCTCGGATGTTTTTCTTGGAAAACAGGCGCAATGCATTATGTTGAACAAGGGAAGGCATATTGCGGAGGCGGTGCGCTTATTGGCGGTTTTGTTGGAAAAGGAGGAGAGGCAGAGTGGATCGCTGGCGATGCCGAAAATAGACGGTGAACGGACGAACCTGTTCCACTTGTGGGAGGATGAAGGTTGA
- a CDS encoding FAD-dependent oxidoreductase, with translation MYDIAIIGAGPAGASAAIFAAKAGKKTVLFDNDKGMTKRAWVENHYGVPEISGPDLVETGKRQAAKFGAELVETQVTDVQKTDDGFRLETETGSFEAKHVIFATGVATDLAEKIGLRTKPGTEPRIKTVLDVDANGKTNIDGIWAAGTVAGVSVHTIITAGDGAKVAINVISELNGERYVDHDVLKK, from the coding sequence ATGTACGACATCGCCATTATCGGCGCCGGTCCTGCAGGGGCAAGCGCCGCCATTTTCGCCGCCAAAGCCGGGAAGAAAACCGTCTTGTTTGACAACGACAAAGGCATGACAAAACGCGCCTGGGTGGAAAACCATTACGGTGTTCCGGAAATCAGCGGCCCGGACTTGGTCGAAACAGGAAAACGGCAAGCCGCGAAATTCGGCGCGGAATTGGTGGAAACACAAGTGACGGATGTGCAAAAAACAGACGACGGCTTCCGCCTTGAAACAGAAACCGGTTCCTTTGAGGCGAAACACGTCATTTTCGCCACCGGCGTCGCCACGGATCTCGCGGAAAAAATCGGCCTGCGCACCAAGCCAGGCACAGAGCCGCGCATTAAAACAGTGCTTGACGTCGACGCCAACGGCAAAACGAACATCGACGGCATTTGGGCGGCCGGGACGGTCGCTGGCGTCAGCGTCCATACGATCATCACGGCCGGGGACGGGGCGAAAGTCGCCATCAACGTCATCAGCGAACTGAACGGCGAACGGTACGTCGATCACGATGTACTGAAAAAATAA
- a CDS encoding flavin reductase family protein codes for MDDRTFRRAMGKFATGVTVVTTEFQGEAKGMTANAFMSVSLDPKLVVVSIGHKARMHDIVKQTGKFAVNILRRDQEDLSRLFAGQLKEERSVSFEWVNGHPILPEVLANILCNVHSSYVAGDHTLYFGEVTDIFMKDEPGDPLLFFEGQYRSIEQ; via the coding sequence ATGGATGATCGTACATTTCGCAGAGCCATGGGAAAATTTGCGACCGGTGTGACGGTCGTGACGACCGAATTTCAAGGGGAAGCGAAAGGAATGACGGCGAACGCCTTTATGTCCGTTTCGCTCGATCCGAAGCTTGTCGTCGTCTCCATTGGACATAAAGCGCGAATGCATGACATCGTCAAGCAAACGGGGAAATTTGCCGTCAACATTTTGCGTCGCGATCAAGAGGACTTGTCGCGCTTGTTTGCCGGCCAGTTGAAAGAAGAGCGCTCCGTTTCGTTTGAGTGGGTGAACGGCCATCCGATTTTGCCGGAGGTGTTGGCGAATATTTTATGCAACGTCCACAGCTCGTACGTGGCCGGCGATCATACGTTGTATTTTGGCGAAGTGACCGACATTTTCATGAAAGACGAACCGGGCGACCCGCTTTTGTTTTTCGAAGGACAATACCGAAGCATCGAACAGTAA
- a CDS encoding ABC transporter ATP-binding protein, with protein sequence MLTLRNVHVYHGHLHVLKGVSLQVGEGKIVAVVGANGAGKSTLLGTIAGVYAPKEGEILFEHELLPYGKVEQMVEKGICLVPERRQIFDSLSVKDNLLLGAYRRHRRNGQEVKRDYERVLELFPKLQTMLDRPGGLLSGGEQQMLAIARGLMARPKLLLLDEPSLGLAPLVVKEIMELLTQLCDQFHTAIILVEQNVRAALQTADEAYVLERGSIVVHGKAAELLADERVAEAYLGAAGRR encoded by the coding sequence ATGCTCACGCTTCGCAATGTCCATGTCTACCACGGCCATTTGCACGTGTTAAAAGGGGTCAGTTTGCAAGTGGGCGAAGGAAAAATCGTTGCTGTTGTCGGCGCCAACGGGGCGGGCAAAAGCACGTTGCTCGGCACGATTGCCGGCGTGTACGCCCCAAAGGAAGGGGAGATTCTTTTTGAACATGAACTGCTTCCATACGGAAAGGTGGAGCAAATGGTTGAAAAAGGAATTTGCCTTGTTCCGGAGAGGCGGCAAATTTTTGACAGCCTGTCGGTGAAGGATAATTTGCTGCTTGGAGCCTATCGACGACACCGCCGCAACGGACAGGAAGTGAAGCGCGACTATGAGCGGGTGCTCGAGCTGTTCCCGAAACTGCAAACGATGCTCGACCGTCCGGGAGGACTATTAAGCGGCGGCGAGCAGCAAATGCTGGCGATCGCCCGCGGGCTGATGGCGAGACCAAAGCTGCTTTTGCTCGATGAACCATCGTTAGGGCTGGCGCCGCTCGTTGTGAAAGAAATCATGGAACTGCTGACACAGCTCTGCGACCAATTTCACACGGCCATTATTCTTGTTGAGCAAAACGTGCGTGCCGCGCTGCAGACAGCGGATGAGGCGTATGTGCTGGAGCGGGGAAGCATCGTGGTGCACGGGAAGGCCGCCGAGCTGCTCGCTGATGAACGGGTGGCAGAGGCGTACCTTGGAGCGGCGGGCCGTCGATGA
- a CDS encoding ABC transporter ATP-binding protein produces MNEALLEVEQLSKSFGGVQAVQDVSFGVAKGEIVAVIGPNGAGKTTLFNMISGIIPPTSGLVRFQGAVVTGKKPHELAMLGMTRTFQNLQLFSDMTVLENVMVGFHSRLKSGIVSAGFRLPRAVKEENEAREQVFSCLEQVGLAHLPWERAGTLPYGTQRLVEIARAAVSRPSLILLDEPMAGLNPQESKRLVDVLLAMREQGFTFLFVEHDMETVMSIADRIIVLDYGKKIAEGTPGEIARHPDVIKAYLGEEAV; encoded by the coding sequence ATGAACGAGGCGCTGCTTGAAGTGGAGCAATTGTCCAAGTCATTTGGCGGCGTTCAGGCGGTGCAAGATGTCTCGTTTGGCGTTGCTAAAGGAGAGATTGTTGCGGTGATTGGACCGAACGGGGCAGGCAAAACCACCTTGTTCAATATGATCAGCGGCATTATTCCGCCGACTAGTGGTCTCGTTCGCTTCCAAGGAGCTGTAGTCACTGGAAAAAAGCCGCACGAGCTGGCGATGCTGGGAATGACAAGGACGTTTCAAAACTTGCAGCTGTTTTCCGATATGACGGTGCTGGAAAACGTGATGGTCGGATTTCATTCACGGTTGAAGAGCGGAATCGTCAGCGCCGGCTTTCGGCTGCCGCGTGCGGTGAAAGAAGAGAACGAGGCGCGGGAACAGGTGTTTTCCTGCCTCGAGCAGGTCGGTTTGGCTCATCTTCCATGGGAGCGGGCAGGCACACTGCCGTATGGAACGCAGCGGCTTGTGGAAATCGCCCGGGCGGCTGTGTCTCGTCCTTCGCTCATTTTGCTTGACGAGCCGATGGCCGGGCTGAACCCGCAAGAATCAAAGCGGCTCGTCGATGTGCTGCTGGCGATGAGAGAGCAAGGATTTACCTTTTTGTTTGTTGAGCATGATATGGAAACAGTCATGTCGATCGCCGACCGGATCATTGTCCTTGATTACGGCAAAAAAATAGCGGAAGGGACGCCGGGAGAGATCGCGCGGCACCCGGACGTCATCAAGGCGTATTTAGGAGAGGAGGCGGTCTGA
- a CDS encoding branched-chain amino acid ABC transporter permease, whose product MEHGQRMADGRKRWLWLVGAAVWLGLPWLVFGNNYVLSTLILIGLYALVSTGMTLLMGYAGQISLGQAAFYGIGAYASAYLTAHADWPSWLALAAGAALAALVALVVGIPVFRLREHYLALATLGFGVIMFTFFKEWKGITGGLNGFFGIPPIHIAGISLQSDLQFYYLVLLFVLAGLWFAHNIVRSRVGRALRAIHGSEVAASSLGVNITKYKLQIFMLSAVYASVAGSLYAHYVTFINPDLFGIVPSIYFLIMVVIGGSSHVWGGLVGAAVYVCLGEWLKAVVPLLIPHAGGEFEIVFFGLLLVVMLIYMPNGLSGVLSKGMKRLLETGRRQKREAAVDSRQAGSIGGGQG is encoded by the coding sequence ATGGAGCACGGTCAACGAATGGCGGATGGGCGGAAACGGTGGCTTTGGCTTGTCGGCGCAGCCGTCTGGCTCGGTCTCCCTTGGCTTGTCTTCGGCAATAATTATGTGTTAAGCACGCTCATTCTCATCGGGCTCTATGCGCTCGTGAGCACGGGGATGACGCTGTTGATGGGGTATGCAGGCCAAATTTCGCTCGGCCAGGCAGCGTTTTATGGCATCGGCGCCTATGCGTCCGCCTATTTGACGGCGCACGCAGACTGGCCGTCCTGGCTGGCGTTGGCTGCCGGCGCGGCCCTGGCTGCGTTGGTGGCGTTGGTTGTCGGCATTCCGGTTTTTCGGCTGCGCGAACATTATTTGGCGTTGGCGACGTTAGGATTTGGCGTCATTATGTTTACGTTTTTTAAAGAATGGAAAGGAATTACGGGAGGATTGAATGGATTTTTCGGCATCCCTCCGATTCATATCGCCGGGATCTCGTTGCAAAGCGATCTCCAGTTTTACTACCTCGTTTTGTTGTTTGTCCTTGCCGGGCTATGGTTTGCCCATAATATCGTCCGCTCCCGGGTCGGAAGAGCGCTGCGGGCGATTCACGGAAGCGAGGTGGCCGCAAGCTCGCTTGGGGTGAACATTACGAAATACAAGCTGCAAATTTTTATGCTCAGCGCTGTTTACGCCTCGGTTGCCGGGAGCTTATACGCCCATTACGTCACGTTTATTAATCCGGACTTATTCGGCATCGTCCCGTCGATTTACTTTTTGATTATGGTGGTGATCGGCGGATCGTCCCATGTGTGGGGCGGACTCGTCGGCGCGGCTGTCTATGTCTGCTTAGGAGAATGGCTGAAAGCCGTTGTCCCGCTGCTCATTCCTCATGCTGGCGGCGAGTTCGAAATTGTCTTTTTTGGCTTGTTGCTCGTGGTGATGTTGATTTACATGCCGAACGGACTTTCGGGTGTCCTGTCCAAGGGAATGAAGCGGCTTTTGGAAACAGGCCGGCGTCAAAAGAGGGAGGCTGCAGTCGACAGCCGCCAAGCTGGTTCGATTGGAGGTGGGCAAGGATGA
- a CDS encoding branched-chain amino acid ABC transporter permease, giving the protein MEAWSQFVQLLFSGLTIGSIYALVALGFVITYSVTGILNLAQGDFAMLGALLCMTFVNSGVPFAFAIGLSIMAVMAVGGLFERLAIQPARRSSVAVLIIITIGVSFVFRGIALLVWGTDPYALRPFTGNEALRMFGAVIQWQSVWAIAISVVSFIALHVFFNRTYLGKAVSACVINPFAARLMGIDIRKMSLGAIAVSAGLGALAGIVIAPISGASYDMGMMIGLKAFIAAVVGGLTNAPAAIAGAFLVGLLESFAEGYLSSGYKEAISFGLLLLVLFFMPNGLFAKMTGKRV; this is encoded by the coding sequence ATGGAGGCGTGGAGCCAGTTTGTCCAGCTGTTGTTTTCCGGGCTGACGATTGGCAGCATTTATGCGCTCGTGGCGCTCGGGTTTGTCATTACGTACAGCGTGACCGGCATTTTGAACTTGGCCCAAGGCGATTTCGCCATGTTGGGCGCGCTGCTGTGCATGACGTTTGTCAACAGCGGTGTGCCGTTTGCGTTCGCGATTGGGCTAAGCATTATGGCGGTGATGGCCGTCGGCGGGCTGTTTGAACGTCTGGCCATTCAGCCGGCGCGCCGTTCGTCTGTCGCCGTGCTCATTATTATCACAATCGGCGTTTCGTTTGTGTTTCGGGGGATTGCTTTGCTCGTTTGGGGGACTGACCCTTATGCGTTGCGCCCGTTTACCGGAAATGAGGCGCTGCGCATGTTTGGCGCGGTCATCCAATGGCAAAGCGTTTGGGCGATTGCCATCTCGGTCGTCAGTTTCATTGCGTTGCATGTATTCTTTAATCGGACATATCTCGGCAAAGCAGTGAGCGCTTGTGTCATCAATCCGTTTGCCGCTCGGTTGATGGGGATTGACATCCGCAAAATGTCGCTTGGCGCGATTGCCGTCAGCGCCGGTCTGGGGGCGCTCGCGGGAATCGTCATCGCCCCGATCTCCGGAGCCTCGTATGATATGGGGATGATGATTGGGCTGAAGGCTTTCATCGCCGCCGTTGTCGGGGGATTGACGAACGCCCCGGCTGCGATCGCCGGTGCGTTTCTCGTCGGGCTGCTTGAATCATTTGCGGAAGGATACTTGTCCTCGGGATACAAAGAAGCGATCAGTTTCGGTCTGCTATTGCTTGTGCTGTTTTTCATGCCGAACGGGCTGTTCGCCAAGATGACCGGAAAGCGGGTATAA